In Caretta caretta isolate rCarCar2 chromosome 15, rCarCar1.hap1, whole genome shotgun sequence, the genomic stretch ATGACCTCTGAGAAGACTGGGTGCTCTCGGGCCAGCTTCAACGTCTCCGCTCCCACCGTCTTTGCCCCAAGTGTCTTTGCGACGCTGCAGCCaggaaaggagaagaggaaagagaCACGTCAGCTGGTGATAAGGGAGTCCCCACAGCATACCCTTGTGACGTCAGCGCTCCCTATCCCTGCGAGCATGCAGGCAGCCAGTTTTTTTCAAGCAGGGCCCTGTGGGATCTTGGGGTGGAGTCTCCACTGACCCCCACGTTCCCCTTGCCAGAGCAGGGATCCCTGCATTCATGCTGCATCTCTCTGTGCTGCTACCACATCTGGGTAGCACTGAGCAATCCTTTGTTCAAGCATCTTCCCTTGCCCCCTGTCTTTGATTGGGCAGACAGCCCTTTCAGATTCTTCCTTGCTGTCATCAGGTGTGCGTGGCATGAGTTACCTCCTGGTGAAGCCTGGTTCCTACCTCTCCCTAGAGCACAAAGGAGCTTAATTTTGTAGATCTGGGCTTAATTTTGTAGATCAAGTGCTTACTCCCATCTGCAGTGCCCAGAGAACTTTGCCCCCGGCTGCCCCTGTGGGGCAGCATTGTTGTGCTATGCACAGGAGGGGGCTGGGTGGAAGAACCCCATGGGAGGagtaagctaaaccaaaatagcATCCAAGACATGTAGGCTGCAGAGTAGAGAACAGGGAGGGGATTCATGAGTCTGCCGCCTCAATTCTCTCCTCCATCAGACCCCAAGCTGTGGTTCTGCCCAGCCCACCCCAAGCCATGGCTCCTCTCCCTTAACATCAGGTCACAGGCCGAGCGCTCCGATTCGTCCTCCTCCCCTCACTCACCTGGTGATTTCTGGCAGTGTCACCAGCTGTCCAGCAGCCATGGCAGCATTCAGGCTGTGCGCCCCTTTGGTCTCCATGGCAACAATGGGCACATCCTCCCAGCCCACCTCACGGAGACCCTGGACCACTCCGCACAGCATCCCGCCGCCTCCCACAGACAGGGCCAGCGCCCCAGGCTTGGAGTCCAAGTGTTCCTTCAGCTCCTTCACTATGGACGTGTGGCCTTCCCTACAAGGAGATAGCAAGAGAGATTGGGACCAGGGGAAGGGAAGGCCATGGCTAGAGATGACCCGAGATCAACAGTCCTGACCACGTTTCTCTATAAGAGCCTGGAAAATACAGGTCTTGATTTTTTCAGCAACACCAGTGtcatcccactgagttcagtggagttactcttggtTCACTCCAACATCAGAGAAGCTGGGTCTCCCCCCAGTCTGGGATACTTTGGTTTAGCAGCCTGAGACAATTTCAGCTTTGAAAGGCTGCACTCCAGAGTCAGGCTGCATCTTGCTGCCTATGGGGATGAGTGACACCTCAGAACAGGCCCAGGCGTGAGAACTAGAAGGCAAGGGGTTGTGTGGACAAGCAGGCTGAGGTCCCGCCTCTGATCAGGATAGGAGGACCCCTCTAGGTCTTCCCAGCTATAGGACTTTCTAAAGCACTTGTCATAATGGTACTGAgacacagctgttgtttttagggcaggggtggggcgtATCAGTGCAGTGGTGCTGGTGAAGCCCAGGTCTGAACGAACATGGAAATGGTCATGGATTCCCTTTCTTATGTCCTTTAGCTCCCAACCCAGGTTCAATGCACAGCTATCCAGGCTAGGCTGGTGGTAGCAGCTTCTGTGGGTGTGCTGACTTTAGAAATTCACCATGTGGTGCATGTGGTCAATAGATGCTCACGCTCTGTCCAGCAAACTTCATGCTGGATCCCATGCCTGGTGCGCCAAGAGATGGTGGCCACACTAATGCAGTCCAAGCAGAGAGTGGACTTCTGCCACAGCACCACCTCTTGTTAGATAGTCCACCCCTTTGTGTGCAACACAGAATGACCTTGTTGGGGCTGCATGCAGTCGGATTTAATCTTGGCCCATGGTTACTCAGGCTAGCAGGGATGTTAATAGGCAGCAATGGCTAAAACAAAGCCTTCCAGCCTCTGGTGTCCCCCTCTCCCTCAGGCCACATACCAGATGAGGGGATCATCGAAAGGAGGCACATAGACCCAGCCAGGGTTGTTCTTCACCAGCTCCTTGGCTTGTTCTATGGTCTCATCCAGCATCTGCAGAGAAGAGACGTTTATTAGCCACTCACAGTGGCTTATGGACAGAACCATGAACCTCACAGCCCGTGGGGCAGCTCCCTCTGCAGTCCTGGCTCTGGGACATGGTGGGAGAAGATAGTGAGGCTCTCACCCCAGGCAGGCAGTCTGCTCTCTTTTGTATACCCCCTTACCCAGACATGCACATACCTACCTCTCCCACAATGCAGACAGTGGCCCCCTCGTCCTTCAGCCGCTCGATGGTGAAAGCTGGCGTGGACGTGGGCACGAGGATGGTGGCTGGGATGCCCAGTTTCCTGGCAGAGTAGGCAGCTGCCAGGCCAGCATTGCCACCTAAAAGCAACCACATCGGGCCTCATGGTTTCCTGCATCCCACCATGCAGTAGAAGTCATGGTGCTGCCTCTGGTGCCTCCCAAAGCAGTGTGTCCCTCTGCCATCTTCTCGTTCTGCCCTCCCCAAGCCTTGGGGCTGCCCAGGAGTTTCAGGAGGTGTGGGAATCTTGCAGCACCCCAACAGGTAGACAGTGTCAGGGTGTGGTGGGGAGGATTATTCCGTCCCAGGAACTCAACATTGCATTTCCCATGTGACCAAAGATGTCCAAAGCCCTGTTGCCACCCTCGCATGACCCACACCAATACCATCACTGGGGCTTCTCTTCCCTTGGCAATAGTCCCACCACTAGCAGCACCAGCCAGCAGGGGCAGCCTGGATTTGGATCCCTGGGCATCCTTGTGGGCATTATTTACATCCAGGCACAAGGAGAGGAGCCAATGCCCGTGAGTTTCTGGGGCAATTTGGGCTTAGGTGTGACACAGCCACCAGCCACCTCAGGGAGCCAGGGCCTGGGTTGGTGTATCTCACCTGAGGAGCATACGAAGCGTTCACAGCCTTTTTCCGCCCACTGTGGAGACAAAGCAAGAGGAAGGAGTGAGTGGGAGCGAACGTGGCCGCAGCCGGTAACCACACGAGAGCGGCTCCTCTCTCGGCAGCCTAGCCCCTCCAACCCCTTTGATATTTCAGGTCATTCTCCCTGGGGGCTCCTTTTATGCCTCGTTGGCCCCTTCTGTAGAGCCCTGCATCGCCATCAAAGCCGCCATGACCACGCAAGGCCAGGCAACAGCCTCCATTCTGCTCCCGCAGCCCCAATAATGTGGAGCCTCAGCAATTTCCACCCTCCCCTTTCAGTCTGAGAGCAGAAGGTTAGGTGGGTGCACACCCAGGATCAGGTACCCGCTATGGGACTGCTGTAGTCTGCTGCTCAACCGCAGTCAGTCGGACGCATTGAAGAGATGTAGGGAGCATAGCTAGTGTCCCCTCCAGGTGGGCACAGGAATCCAGGCCAGGTTCTTCCCCTCCTAGGGGTTACACCAGAGTCCGTTCCAGGTAGGTACAGGAATGCAGGCCAGGTTATCCTCAGTCACCCCTAGTTAGAGGTCAGGCTTCCAATGAGCCAATGCTCCCTACAGTATATTGGATTGCTGCAGAGAATGCCCAAACTGGATTGCTGTGCCTGCTGCAAATGGATCCCAGATTCCCAGCTACCCCCTgtctctccacctcctcccacccccaacccccaccagcaATGGCCCATTCCAGCTTGGCTCTGCAATCTTCTCCCCCCACCAGTCGAACACTCAGCCCTTGCCATGGCCGCTCAGAGTCAGTACCGTTTTACAGAGGTGGCCGATGCCCCGAATTTTAAAGGAGCCCGTGGGCTGAGCATTGTCCAGCTTCAGGTAGACATTGGTGCCAGCCACCTTGGAGAGCGGGACGCTGTCCCTCAGGGGGGTGTTCACATGCAGGCTCCTGACAGAAGTCATGCTGGGCTCTGAGGGAATAAGGGAAATAAGACCCATCATCAGGACCCTGGGTATTCTGTGGGTTTACTGTGGAACCCACCTCTTGCTATGGATTTATGCTCCAGGGTCTCAGCTCCCATTTTATAGGGGTGTGAGCTGCCCATTCGTTTCAACAAACCATTAACTCTGAAGGCTAATAATGGCTCAAGTGTCAGGATGgttaactgtttcactgctgatcatttcagCTAATTTATTTATGCCTCACCTCCAAATTACCTCCTCCCCAGGCATAAAAAGCCTCAACTCCCCCTATCCAGCTGTTTCCagcttctcccttctcccaggtggACAATGCAAAAAAATCTGTGTCACAATGAAAGTGTGGAACCAACATCAAATAAACGGATTTAATCTAAgacaaatggggggagggaggtttgcTGCCCTGAGTGGCTCATTCATTTCCctatttaattaattaagccCCATCCATATTCTAAACGCAGTGAAGCAGCCACATAGTTACCAGGCTGACTCACAAGTGCTACAGCAACCAGGGGATCTTGGTGCAGAATCTACACTCCACTTGCCCTGGGGTACATGGGTCCCTGCCTAAAATGTCACCCTCCCAAGGCTCTCTCTGGCCACCTCTATCCAACCGTCGTGGCCTCAGGTCCATCCACTCCCTGTTCTCAGCTCTTGGTGATCTGGTCCCCTCTGTGCTCCCCAGCTGCAGGCCATGCTGGACTGTGTCTGCCGGATTTGTCCGAGTCCCATTCTCTCTGATTTTCACATTAAAAACTTCCTTTGCCCCTTAGCTTATGGCTCCCTTTGGCTAAGTGCTTTGTGTCCCTGTGTGTGAAAGATGTCATCCAGGATGAACTGCACTGGGGGGAATGGGATATGGGGCTTgaggggccaaatccagacctggCCTGAGTGCCACTCCCATGTGACCCCAGGTCAGTCAGTAGAGTATATCCTGAGCCTCATCATTCATTTGTGTCTTTCTTCCACTCCTGTCCTGTTTTCCATGTGGCCTGCTAGGCCATGGCTGCCGTGTTTCTGCCCTCACTCACCCTTCGATTCTCTCCTCAAAACACGGCGAGGCCGATAAACCCAACTTTCCCCCTCAATGATAGGTAGTAAATGACACCCCCAAAACAGACCATGAACCTAATAGGATGCCTGTGTAACATCCCCACCACAGGCCATCAGCAGGGCTGCAAATTGGGGCCTCCAGGAGCATAAAAAGTCCTTGCTGCTGCCACTTGAGTTAGAGGAGCTTAACAGTGGTAGTGGGCTTTTATCCTCTacatggaccagccactagagggggacctGGCATACTCAAGCACTGCCCCCCTATCCCTTGTCTTTCTGTATGTCTGGAAGGTAGGTTCTTTAGAGGGCAAAGACCTCCCTTCATTTTTGTCTGCAATCTCCGTAGAATGCACAGAATTGATATATCagtggagctggtcaaaaaatgttaagttttttttcttccatggtagtggggggggggggggggtgaaattgaaattgttttcatt encodes the following:
- the LOC125622762 gene encoding L-serine dehydratase/L-threonine deaminase-like isoform X2; this encodes MTSVRSLHVNTPLRDSVPLSKVAGTNVYLKLDNAQPTGSFKIRGIGHLCKTWAEKGCERFVCSSGGNAGLAAAYSARKLGIPATILVPTSTPAFTIERLKDEGATVCIVGEMLDETIEQAKELVKNNPGWVYVPPFDDPLIWEGHTSIVKELKEHLDSKPGALALSVGGGGMLCGVVQGLREVGWEDVPIVAMETKGAHSLNAAMAAGQLVTLPEITSVAKTLGAKTVGAETLKLAREHPVFSEVITDQEAVMAIEKFVDEAARPFSAWVARLPQCHHLVILSHLYYLENLSASYYPCEAGQSCYPIVHIEL
- the LOC125622762 gene encoding L-serine dehydratase/L-threonine deaminase-like isoform X3 — translated: MTSVRSLHVNTPLRDSVPLSKVAGTNVYLKLDNAQPTGSFKIRGIGHLCKTWAEKGCERFVCSSGGNAGLAAAYSARKLGIPATILVPTSTPAFTIERLKDEGATVCIVGEMLDETIEQAKELVKNNPGWVYVPPFDDPLIWEGHTSIVKELKEHLDSKPGALALSVGGGGMLCGVVQGLREVGWEDVPIVAMETKGAHSLNAAMAAGQLVTLPEITSVAKTLGAKTVGAETLKLAREHPVFSEVITDQEAVMAIEKFVAAAGFESRH
- the LOC125622762 gene encoding L-serine dehydratase/L-threonine deaminase-like isoform X1 is translated as MTSVRSLHVNTPLRDSVPLSKVAGTNVYLKLDNAQPTGSFKIRGIGHLCKTWAEKGCERFVCSSGGNAGLAAAYSARKLGIPATILVPTSTPAFTIERLKDEGATVCIVGEMLDETIEQAKELVKNNPGWVYVPPFDDPLIWEGHTSIVKELKEHLDSKPGALALSVGGGGMLCGVVQGLREVGWEDVPIVAMETKGAHSLNAAMAAGQLVTLPEITSVAKTLGAKTVGAETLKLAREHPVFSEVITDQEAVMAIEKFVDDEKILVEPACGAALAAIYSGVVQKLQAEGKLGHALGSLVIIVCGGNNITLAQLQRLKEQLGIQNVMAA